The following proteins are encoded in a genomic region of Drosophila willistoni isolate 14030-0811.24 chromosome 3R, UCI_dwil_1.1, whole genome shotgun sequence:
- the LOC6650535 gene encoding uncharacterized protein LOC6650535: protein MSGEFSASQFVSSNGNLSASASCSSRWLTEEVFKLIDIVQRDEAIYNPRHKYYFCRPYVENFWREVDIKLEKNPGASLAKWTNLRISFRREYTNYLEEKVPPCWSYFDRMFFLHPYLRKKHQQPKSLDTQVQDALAHLSSLSNRMQRERTVAISTSSNSNPGHPNTATQLSPQPQQMDNYLDYFDEAEPNQSELDEMMDEEQRARFHNQLDNNDIKSECEEPVDDYEQDHVHDHDEDEVPEPDDHDQMHKMAATSSSAASSSVSEMQRRYHQHQLTHSSNRQLHVNRLQVRAYQEEMRIHGRPRSQEQQNSSGSAQTPAQAHSNISFVRPTFSKPVDMVSTTTHSAGVSLLAASSASHDLELPTPSSVAGSIAPPAGLQQQRHAGHHPTSQHQQQQQPLLRLEANNSSGSMPSSGGSGSAGVGNVVELCDCKTDSDAMFLMSLLPDIQKLNGRDRGKIKIAFQNILQDYLYPD from the coding sequence ATGTCGGGTGAATTCAGCGCTAGTCAGTTTGTTTCGAGCAATGGCAATCTGAGTGCTAGTGCCAGTTGCTCATCACGATGGCTGACCGAGGAGGTATTCAAGTTGATTGACATTGTCCAGCGAGATGAGGCCATCTACAATCCACGGCACAAGTACTACTTTTGTCGTCCATATGTGGAGAATTTTTGGCGGGAGGTTGACATAAAGCTGGAAAAGAATCCCGGTGCAAGTCTGGCCAAGTGGACAAATTTGCGTATCTCATTTCGACGCGAGTACACCAACTATTTGGAAGAGAAGGTGCCACCATGTTGGTCCTACTTTGATCGAATGTTCTTTCTGCATCCGTATCTACGTAAGAAGCATCAGCAACCCAAATCACTGGACACTCAGGTGCAAGATGCCCTGGCCCATCTTTCCAGTCTATCGAACCGCATGCAGCGAGAGCGCACAGTGGCCATAAGCACCTCATCGAACTCAAATCCAGGGCATCCGAATACAGCGACCCAACTATCGCCCCAGCCGCAGCAAATGGACAACTATTTGGACTATTTCGATGAAGCTGAACCCAATCAGTCCGAACTCGATGAAATGATGGACGAAGAGCAGCGAGCACGCTTTCACAATCAGTTGGACAACAATGACATCAAATCAGAATGCGAAGAACCCGTCGATGATTACGAACAGGATCACGTACATGATCATGACGAGGATGAAGTGCCTGAACCCGATGATCATGACCAAATGCACAAGATGGCAGCTACATCCAGTTCTGCCGCCAGTTCATCAGTATCGGAGATGCAGCGGCGCTATCATCAGCACCAGCTTACTCATTCTTCTAATCGCCAGTTGCATGTAAATCGCCTACAGGTCCGTGCATATCAAGAAGAAATGCGCATTCATGGCCGTCCTCGGTCACAGGAGCAGCAGAACAGCTCAGGATCGGCTCAAACGCCGGCACAGGCCCATTCGAACATCTCTTTTGTGCGTCCAACGTTTAGCAAACCCGTCGATATGGTCAGCACAACAACTCACAGTGCTGGAGTTTCTCTGCTGGCAGCCTCCTCAGCCTCACACGATTTGGAATTGCCAACGCCATCGAGTGTGGCCGGAAGTATAGCGCCTCCAGCTGGCCTTCAACAACAACGACATGCTGGACATCATCCAACGTcacagcatcagcagcagcagcagcctttACTGCGCCTGGAGGCAAACAACTCAAGCGGATCAATGCCTAGTTCTGGAGGCAGTGGCAGTGCAGGTGTTGGCAATGTGGTGGAGTTGTGTGACTGCAAAACCGATTCGGATGCCATGTTCCTAATGAGCCTGCTGCCCGATATACAAAAACTAAACGGTCGCGATCggggcaaaataaaaattgcttTCCAAAACATCTTGCAGGATTATCTATATCCCGACTAG
- the LOC6650536 gene encoding zinc finger protein squeeze, protein MAELPTTPNGVTTGDYLRSLSHLTSADLRTAQLVHDYKPFNISEFRQNVERLDYSLKNGLMQHQQQQQQQQQQQQQQQLLHQQQQQQQLKGSSYSAPSSPPTPTQEEQKYDPSRSPTRHLGGGSNESSPEDQRRGSGGGASGGAGGGDDQTKPYKCASCTKSFANSSYLSQHTRIHLGIKPYRCEICQRKFTQLSHLQQHIRTHTGDKPYKCRHAGCPKAFSQLSNLQSHSRCHQTDKPFKCNSCYKCFADEMTLLEHIPKHKDSKHLKTHICNLCGKSYTQETYLAKHLQKHAEKAEKHQQQRHTAASQLVGGSGIGGLQHQHVPAGGIGLNLQRQAAMNDVNAAYWAKMGADSAAASLAEAIQQQLPQANGQTYANFASLQQQQQQQQQQHQQQQQQELLQHHRLADTPGHSHSPHDADAANAVGEDLVLRQSSHLQQQQQQSSPATGGASAFTPLTTAQPPPPTSHLQQHRSAAPPPGAAATAAYLYQQNAAAAAAAAASSFPTQLISLHQIRNYAHPPGSAVAAAAAGLDHLTSLGLSAVSAVKEKAQ, encoded by the exons ATGGCCGAATTGCCAACGACGCCAAATGGCGTCACAACGGGCGATTATCTGCGGTCCCTAAGTCATTTGACTTCGGCGGATTTGCGTACAGCCCAATTGGTTCACGATTACAAACCATTCAACATTAGTGAGTTTCGTCAGAATGTCGAACGTTTGGATTATTCGCTGAAAAATGGTCTAATG cagcatcagcagcaacagcaacagcagcaacaacagcagcagcaacagcaattgcttcatcagcaacagcagcaacagcaattgaAGGGTTCAAGTTATAGTGCTCCAAGTTCTCCGCCCACGCCCACTCAGGAGGAGCAGAAG TATGATCCCAGCCGTTCGCCAACACGACATTTGGGCGGTGGCAGTAATGAATCATCACCGGAAGATCAGCGAAGAGGAAGCGGAGGTGGAGCATCTGGTGGTGCGGGCGGCGGTGATGATCAAACAAAACCATATAAATGCGCTTCGTGCACCAAATCGTTTGCCAACTCATCATATCTGTCGCAGCATACACGAATCCATTTGGGCATCAAACCCTATCGCTGTGAGATCTGTCAACGCAAGTTCACCCAACTATCACACCTGCAACAGCATATACGAACGCATACGGGTGATAAGCCATATAAATGTCGACATGCCGGCTGTCCCAAGGCCTTCTCTCAATTATCCAATCTGCAATCGCACTCCCGCTGCCATCAGACGGACAAGCCATTCAAATGCAATTCGTGCTATAAATGCTTTGCCGATGAGATGACGCTACTAGAGCATATTCCCAAGCACAAGGACTCCAAACACCTGAAAACGCACATATGTAATTTGTGTGGAAAATCCTACACACAGGAGACTTATCTGGCTAAGCACTTGCAGAAGCATGCGGAGAAGGCGGAGAAACATCAACAGCAGCGTCATACGGCAGCCAGTCAATTGGTTGGAGGCTCCGGAATCGGTGGCCTTCAGCATCAACATGTTCCAGCTGGTGGAATCGGCTTGAATCTGCAGCGACAGGCGGCAATGAATGATGTGAATGCAGCGTATTGGGCCAAAATGGGGGCAGACAGTGCCGCTGCCTCCCTGGCGGAGGCTATACAGCAGCAACTACCTCAGGCCAATGGACAAACATATGCCAATTTTGCCTcattgcagcagcagcagcaacaacaacagcaacaacatcagcagcaacaacaacaggaatTGCTGCAGCATCACCGTTTAGCCGATACTCCAGGACATTCGCATAGTCCGCACGATGCGGATGCGGCCAATGCAGTGGGTGAAGATCTTGTCTTGCGTCAGTCATCGCATctccagcaacagcagcagcaatcctCACCGGCAACGGGTGGTGCATCGGCCTTTACGCCCCTAACGACTGCCCAGCCCCCGCCTCCAACCTCGCATCTGCAACAGCATCGCTCGGCCGCCCCGCCGCCAGGAGCAGCAGCCACAGCGGCCTACCTTTATCAACAGAATGCCGCTGCcgcagcagctgcagctgccTCTAGTTTTCCCACACAACTGATATCACTGCATCAAATACGAAATTATGCCCATCCGCCGGGATCAGCTGTGGCAGCAGCGGCCGCTGGTCTCGATCATCTAACCTCGTTGGGTCTTAGCGCCGTTTCGGCGGTCAAAGAGAAAGCTCAATAG
- the LOC6650534 gene encoding mastermind-like protein 2: protein MQKPLSSPSSLSYVNESLLTEAPIWSQFLEDYVLSQSSSQRTSKDLPYMGNDMMGGGPINYHSSAYKRPGNNIYITRRIGEAVELEPHLRKPVESPIVNPQFRPMTNQMLHQQQQQHQQQQQLQQRQQPGFLQQLFGFGGGSSSSSNSPQSQSHLRPVPLQQQQQQQQQQLQPPSHPHTSGGGAQPTTFRAVSENDLYLLGAIEKLVYRVDYLESRVRRTEQLIYYLMAGNNQKEVKDPCPTNFTRISDNCYYINSHQQVNWKTANTACKALNAHLAEFEKVSENEEIMAYLLNQPAHRGRDYWLGGLNPGLLWIWSNSAKPVNPNTNLTSIAMSQKEKGDNATATNLVDSDDEEHKEEETGDILNNTVQIEGKGRCLRLSYNAGKHSYAYYGQECTSRHYYICEHEDKTLDNKIKKITRELKLFE from the exons ATGCAAAAGCCATTGTCATCGCCATCATCGTTGTCATACGTCAATGAATCATTATTAACGGAAGCACCGATTTGGTCGCAATTTCTCGAAGATTATGTCTTGAG CCAAAGCAGCAGTCAACGGACCTCTAAAGATTTACCCTATATGGGCAACGATATGATGGGCGGAGGACCCATCAATTATCATTCGTCCGCCTATAAGAGACCTggtaataatatttatattacaCGACGCATAGGTGAGGCTGTGGAATTGGAGCCACATTTACGTAAACCAGTAGAAAGTCCAATTGTCAATCCACAATTTCGACCCATGACCAATCAAATGttgcaccagcagcagcagcaacatcagcagcaacaacagttGCAACAACGTCAGCAACCTGGATTTCTGCAGCaattatttggttttggtGGCGGTAGTTCTAGCTCTAGTAATTCCCCACAATCCCAATCCCATTTGCGCCCTGTGCCcctgcaacagcaacagcaacaacaacaacaacagttgcAGCCTCCATCGCATCCCCACACATCAGGCGGAGGTGCTCAACCGACAACATTTCGAGCTGTTTCCGAGAATGATTTATACCTACTTGGAGCCATCGAAAAGCTGGTCTATCGTGTTG aTTATTTGGAAAGTCGTGTACGTCGAACGGAGCAATTGATCTATTACTTGATGGCGGGCAACAATCAGAAGGAAGTCAAGGATCCATGTCCTACAAATTTCACAAGGATTAGTGACAATTGTTATTACATCAACAGTCATCAGCAGGTCAACTGGAAGACAGCGAATACGGCTTGCAAAGCACTCAATGCCCATTTGGCCGAATTCGAGAAGGTATCGGAGAATGAGGAGATTATGGCCTATTTGCTAAATCAACCGGCTCATAGGGGACGGGATTATTGGTTGGGCGGCCTGAATCCTGGTCTCCTGTGGATATGGTCGAATTCGGCTAAGCCAGTGAATCCCAATACAAATCTCACATCGATAGCCATGTCACAGAAGGAGAAGGGTGACAATGCCACAGCAACCAATCTGGTGGACAGTGACGACGAGGAGCATAAGGAGGAAGAGACGGGCGATATACTCAACAATACGGTACAGATTGAGGGCAAGGGTCGCTGCCTCCGCCTGTCCTACAATGCTGGCAAGCATAGCTACGCCTACTATGGACAGGAATGCACCTCGCGACACTATTATATATGTGAGCATGAGGACAAGACTCTGGACAATAAGATCAAGAAAATAACTCGAGAGCTAAAGCTGTTCGAGTAG